One Tautonia marina DNA window includes the following coding sequences:
- the glgC gene encoding glucose-1-phosphate adenylyltransferase, with the protein MKDVIAIVLAGGKGTRLDPLTRDRAKPAVPFGGVYRIIDFTMSNCINSGIRKILVLPQYKAFSLNRHIDKSWKFLAPNLGEFVEVLPPEQRIAESWYAGTADAIYQNIFRIERERTRDTLILAGDHIYKMNYADMIAEHRRRDADLTIACLPVPRLEARDFGVMHVDDQHRVIGFAEKPEDPESMPGQPNIALASMGIYVFKTRTMFELLFEDAKHQDSRHDFGHNIIPRILDSHAVFAYSFRDENRKAAAYWKDVGTLDAYYQANMDLIQVDPSLNLYDPSWPIHTFQPSLPPPKFVHAIDHRVGAAYDSIVCNGSILSGGRAHRSLLSPNVRINSFAQVEDAILFEGVEVGRHARVRRAILDKHVHVPPGFSIGDDPELDRARGFTITEGGITVIPKGEDLERFAS; encoded by the coding sequence ATGAAGGATGTCATCGCCATTGTGCTCGCCGGCGGCAAGGGCACGCGACTCGATCCCTTGACCCGAGATCGGGCCAAGCCTGCCGTACCGTTCGGCGGGGTGTATCGGATCATCGACTTCACGATGTCGAACTGCATCAATTCCGGAATTCGCAAGATCCTGGTTTTGCCGCAGTACAAGGCGTTTAGCCTGAATCGCCATATCGACAAGTCGTGGAAGTTCCTGGCGCCGAACCTGGGGGAGTTCGTCGAGGTCTTGCCTCCCGAGCAGCGCATCGCCGAGAGCTGGTACGCCGGCACGGCCGACGCGATCTACCAGAACATCTTTCGGATCGAACGGGAGCGGACCCGAGACACGTTGATTCTGGCCGGCGATCACATCTACAAGATGAACTATGCGGACATGATCGCCGAGCACCGCCGGCGCGATGCTGATTTGACGATCGCCTGTTTGCCGGTCCCTCGGCTCGAAGCCCGAGACTTCGGCGTGATGCACGTGGATGATCAGCACCGGGTGATCGGCTTCGCCGAGAAGCCCGAAGACCCCGAATCGATGCCCGGTCAGCCGAACATCGCCCTGGCGTCGATGGGGATCTACGTCTTCAAGACCCGAACGATGTTCGAGCTGCTGTTCGAGGACGCCAAGCACCAGGACAGCCGGCACGACTTCGGGCACAACATCATCCCTCGGATTCTCGACTCGCACGCGGTCTTCGCCTACTCGTTCCGAGACGAGAACCGCAAGGCCGCGGCCTACTGGAAAGACGTGGGAACGCTCGACGCCTACTATCAGGCGAACATGGATCTGATTCAGGTCGATCCCAGTCTGAACCTGTACGACCCGTCGTGGCCGATTCACACCTTTCAGCCCTCGTTGCCCCCGCCGAAATTCGTGCACGCGATCGACCACCGGGTCGGGGCGGCCTACGATTCGATCGTTTGCAACGGCTCGATTCTCTCGGGAGGTCGGGCGCACCGCAGCCTGCTCTCGCCGAACGTGCGCATCAACAGCTTCGCGCAGGTCGAAGACGCGATTCTGTTTGAGGGGGTCGAGGTGGGCCGCCACGCTCGGGTCCGGCGCGCGATTCTCGACAAACACGTTCACGTTCCCCCCGGATTCTCGATTGGAGACGACCCGGAGCTGGACCGCGCTCGGGGCTTTACCATCACCGAAGGGGGGATCACGGTGATTCCCAAAGGGGAAGACCTGGAACGGTTTGCATCCTGA
- a CDS encoding alpha/beta hydrolase family esterase, with translation MTAPPPIPPDRARWLGVIVLAVLALAARRTENPEAFANSTHPRFDDSQEGRHQGTIEVAGHSWSFALHVPAGYEADSDRQWPLVLALHGASGSGTAFLDEAGWDDLADREGVIIAAPSGLPMRPEVSPSRVFNPRLWNSRQHPPDRPRSQVDDLAFFDALLDEITRRWRIDPDRIYAAGHSNGGAMALRLAAERSEVFAAVASVAGLRYVEPPNEARGVSILTIFGGADPLLPTEGGLSVLPWEVRRTPEILPELKRYAAQIGCPQVDTVIEHDGPMHFFFYPPSPEGATLGFILLDRHGHAWPGGQARLAEPLLIGPRNDLIDATAVIWKFFAHRRRRSDEPS, from the coding sequence ATGACCGCGCCACCGCCGATCCCGCCCGATCGAGCCCGATGGCTCGGCGTGATTGTGCTTGCCGTGCTGGCGCTGGCCGCCCGCCGGACCGAAAACCCCGAAGCCTTTGCGAACTCGACCCATCCCCGCTTCGACGATTCCCAAGAGGGGCGTCATCAGGGAACGATCGAGGTCGCCGGCCATTCGTGGTCCTTTGCCCTTCACGTCCCGGCGGGCTACGAAGCCGATTCCGACCGCCAATGGCCCCTGGTGCTGGCCCTGCACGGCGCCTCCGGCTCGGGGACCGCCTTCCTCGACGAAGCCGGATGGGACGACCTGGCCGATCGCGAAGGGGTCATCATCGCCGCCCCCTCCGGCCTTCCCATGCGCCCCGAGGTCAGCCCAAGCCGCGTTTTCAACCCGAGGCTCTGGAACAGCCGCCAGCATCCCCCCGATCGCCCTCGAAGCCAGGTGGACGACCTGGCCTTCTTCGATGCCTTGCTCGACGAGATCACCCGGCGATGGCGGATCGACCCCGATCGGATCTACGCCGCCGGCCACTCCAACGGCGGAGCCATGGCGCTTCGGCTCGCGGCCGAGCGGTCCGAGGTCTTCGCCGCCGTGGCCTCGGTCGCCGGCTTGCGCTACGTCGAGCCTCCCAACGAGGCCCGCGGGGTGTCCATTCTCACCATTTTCGGCGGGGCCGACCCCCTCTTGCCGACCGAGGGAGGGCTCTCGGTCCTTCCCTGGGAAGTCCGCCGCACTCCCGAAATCCTGCCCGAACTGAAGCGCTACGCCGCGCAGATCGGTTGCCCCCAGGTGGACACGGTCATCGAGCACGACGGCCCGATGCACTTCTTCTTCTACCCTCCCAGCCCCGAGGGAGCCACGCTCGGATTCATCCTGCTTGACCGGCACGGCCACGCCTGGCCGGGCGGACAGGCTCGCCTGGCCGAGCCCTTGCTGATCGGCCCCCGGAACGACCTGATCGACGCCACCGCAGTCATCTGGAAGTTCTTCGCCCACCGCAGGCGACGTTCCGACGAGCCCTCCTGA